TCCGAGGCAAGGAGCGAGTGGTCGCGACGCGCAATCTCGTGATCGGGCTGTTCCAGCACGATACGAACCGCAATCAGGAACCCAACGCGCACTTTCACGCGGTGGTTGCCAATGTCACTCAGGGACCCGATGGCAAATGGCGAGCACTGAGGAATGACAAACTCTGGATGGTCGGCAATGCCGACAAGGAAAAGCTCGTGCGCCTCGCCAACCTGCTCCAGCTAGACCGCTTCGCCAGCATCGGGGACAGGAAGCAATTGGGCGCTGTCGATGCGGGCAAACCCTTTGACGTCATGCTGCAAGCAGGCGTCGAAACCGCGATCATGAACACCAATCTCCGTGCCCGCGATAAGGCGCTGCGCGATGCTCAATATGCAGCGCAGGGCGGAAATATCGACGAGGCCTTGCGGCATCTCGGTCCGCATGTCGTCGCGTCGGGAAATACAGCCGCCGTTGACGCTGCGGCGGCCTGGCTATCGCTATCGCCGGCCGAGCGGGAGGTGACTGCGATCTATGCTTCGGGTCGCAACTTGCGCGGACAGGTGAACGACGCCGTCCAGACCGGACTCAAAGCCAATGGAGAGTTGGGACCGGGTTCCTTGCGTCTCACTGTGCTGTCGCGCGTCAACCTTACGCGTGAGGAAATGCGCTATTCGCGCAGCTATGCGGCCGGCATGGTGCTCGAGGTCGACCGCCGGCAAAGGGGGCAGGGGCTGCAGAAGGGCCGCTATGATGTGATCGAAACCGATCACGCCCGCGAACGCGTGATGCTACAGAACGAGCGGGGCAAGCGTTTTGAATTCCGGCCGGGCCAGATGCGACCGCAAGGTGAGCAGGATCCGCTGCGTCTGTTTGAGGTTCGCCCATTAGAAATCCACGATGGTGACCGCATTCGCTGGACGGCGACGGATCACAAGCGCGGACTGCTCAACGCCGATCAGGCGCGCATCGTGGCGGTTGATGCGAAGGGCGTCATGGTGAAAACCTCCCTTGGCGCCGAACACCGGCTGGGGCTGGCCGACCCCATGCTCGAGCGTCTTAACCTCGCCTACGCGCTCAACGCGCACATGGCGCAGGGCCTGACCTCCGACCGCGGGATTGCCGTCATGGACAGCCGCGAACGCAATCTTGCCAACCAGCAGACATTCCTCGTGACGATAACCCGTCTGCGCGATGGTCTGACCCTGTTTGTCGACAATGCGGGCAAGCTCGAAGCAGCTGTTGAGCGCAATCCGGGAATGAAACGCTCGGCGCTCGAAACGGTCAATCAGCTGCGGGATGCGGCAGCAACGGGCCGGGCTAAGGGCAAGGCGCCTGATCGTTCGCAAGAACCGGCCCGCGAGCCGCCCGAGCTCGATCGCTCGATCACCAAGCCCTTCGAAATCGGGATCTGACGCAGCGTCTATCCGCAAGGTTCATATGGCACCGGTTGACTATAAGTTCTGTTTTTGTTCTCATGGCGACCATGTCCCGAATCGCCGATGAGATCCTGTTTACGCATATCGAAGTCGCGCTTGCGGTTGCGTCCGAAGCAACGCTTATTGGGCTCGGTGCTGACGACCCGCGAACCCAGCGTAATGCTCGTGTCGATCTCGCGCGCCATCTGGTCGAGCGCATGCAGGGCTTGGAGATCGAAGGCGAAGCGAATGTAGGCAGGAGCTCTCAGCCCACTCTCTTTCCGGGCGATCTCTCGCCGATGGGCTGACCAGCATTGAGACCTGGCTGACACCGTTTTGGCTTATTGCAGGCGCGTCGGGCCATCCTTGCCCATCAGCTCTGCCACGCGTTGGGCGATGGCTTTCCAAGTGGCGATGCCCGCCTCGTCCTTTGCCAGCGCGAGCGCGCCGATCTGCTCGGCGACATGAAGCGGTGCATTCTCACCATGGGTTTTCAGGACCTGGTTGGCACAAGCCCAGAGTTCCCAATCGCTCAGCATCAGCCGAGACGTCCAACAAGGCCGAGGAAGAACGCGATCAAACCGTAGCCCACGACACTGCACGCCAAGAGAAGTTCTATATTGAATTTGGAGCGAGGAGGGCGGGGTTGTCCTGCTAGCCAGATCTGATCGCAGATGAGCTCGTTGAACCCGGCGCGGCGTCCGCAGACTTCCACTTCGCATCCGAGCAACCGGCGTGCTCCACGCCCGGTGTCGAGCTCCCACACCCCGCCGCCCGAATGCAGTTCAAGTCCGAAAGGGCCTTCGGCAAGACGGCCTGTCAGACAGAGTTCCGGACCTAGCGGCATGCAGGACCTTTCCAATAGCGATCCCAGCGCAGCACAGTGCGTGTCTGGATCATCGAGCAGGAGAGATCGGCTCCGTTCGGCAGTCGGCACCAGGCAGCCGTCCGGTTGCCGCCTGCCGAACCTTCTGACCGGCATGTCAATCTCGGTCCACGAACCACGACGTGCCCTGTCGAGATGGTCCCGCGAGGGCCGCCAAGAAGATCGACGAGCGCGTCGCGCGCTTCGATAGCCGACGCGTCGGGGCAGGGCTGGTTGGTTCGGCATGTTCCGTCCATTTCGCGCGCTGCAATCCCGGCGATGCGGACATGGGGGCCTTCGGCGCACCATATAGGCCCGTCGCCATCCCACACATGCGTGGGCGTGCAGGTAAAGCTCTGGCCGGCAGCGACGATCGAGGCAGCAAGAAGCGCAAGCATGGGTTCGCTACCTAGCGCAGCGCGCGGCCGAACCAAAGCACGCGGCCGACGATATTGATCGTCCGCTTCTCCAGGCCGCGCCAACTTGGATAGGCCGGATTGTCGCTGAGCACCGAGACCCGCTTGCCTTGCGGCTCGATTGCGACCCGCTTGACGCTGAGCATGTCGTCCATGCGTAGCACATAGATCCCGTCGCGCAGCCGCGACTGTCCATCGTTGAGATCGACCATGACTTCATCGCCGTCATGCAGCGTTGGCTCCATCGAATCCCCGTGCACGGCGATGATCGAAAGGCTCGTCGCCTTGCTTGCGGTCAGACGGCGCAGCCACTTCTCGTCGAACCCGAACTGGGCGCATTTGGATTCCATCTCTGCCAAAGCGCCGTGCCCTGCCGAAGCTTCCACATCGAGAACCGGGACATGGACCAGTTCCACGACCGGGCCGGATCGCCGTTCGGGCGCACCGAGGATCTTCTCGTCTACTCCGAAGAAGCGGGCGAGCACTGAGCGGTCCTGCTCGTCCAACTGCCGGGGACTGCCGCGGCGGATGTATTGTTGGATGTAGGCCGCGTTGCGTCCGAGAAGGCGGGAGATCGAGGAGTAATTACATCCTCGTTGCTGGATCAGAACGTCCAGGGCTTTGCGTGCATCTTCCATCGCTGCGGGTCCTATCGCATTCGTCTAGGAAATTCGATCCTAGACTCTAGGAAGACTTCCTAATAAGAACATAACAAGAACACAAGCGGAAAGCGAGTCGGAGGCGATGGAGCTCCTGGACCAGATTGAGGGCTATTTGGCGCGAAGCGGTACGAAGGCCAGCATGTTTGGTAGGCAGGCCGTCGGGGACCCTCGATTCGTGCAGGATCTGCGCGAAGGGCGTCGACCGAGGCGCAAGACAAAGGAACGAGTGAAGGAATTTTTGAGAGCGAAGAGCTGAGCTCCTCGCGGCAGTTTCCGCCAATCAAGAGGCTTTTCCGACAACTCGCTCAATTTTCGGAAAGCAGCCCTTCGCTTCCCCATTTGCCTGACATAAATGGCTGGGATTGATCAGTATTGTCCGAGGGCAAGCGTATTGCTTGCGGTTCGTTGACTCACGAACTTCTGCCAGCCAGTTTCTGCGCTAAGAAAACCTTCAAAGTCCTCCTTTGTGAGCATGGCATAATGAAACTGGCTTCCTTCAGCCAGTCGCTCTGCAGCTTCTTGCTTGGCAACTACAACTGGATCTTCAGCTTTCCACGCCGATTTGACCTCGACGAGATGCGTGGTGCCGTCTTCACGAAGGATGAGAAAATCAGGGTAGTAATTGCAGACGGTGTGGGATTCCGGATGGATGTAGTTCACGCGGAACCCAGACTGCCCATGCACAAGCATGCCGGTGAAGTAGATCTTGTCGCCATCGTTTAGCTTCAGCACCTTTTCGAAGAAATCGACCTCGGGCTGGCTGTCGAAACAGTAGTGATCGAGATGGAACGTGCGATGCCGGGTATCAGCGTAGCGGGGGAAGTCCCTACTTGCGACGAGATGCGGCTTTGCTCTGAAGGTAAACGAAGGAACCCGGTTGGTCTCGGGGTTGTAGCCTTTTACCAGCTCGATCTGCTCTTCGACGGGGTCTTCGAACGTCTTGATCTCGAACAGGGCCTGGAAAACGGTCGGAACGATCAGGTCATGCAGGATGTCATTCGACATGTTCACGGCATGAACCAATCGGCCAAGTCCAACCTCCGTTTCGGCCAGCATGTCACCGATATCGAAAGGTGACACCCCATCACCGGCGAAATAACGAGCAACCTCGGCGATCAGAGTGTATTCTGAGAACGTCCGGTTCTCGAGCCTGTCTGTCACATCGACCTGTTCTTCCGCTGCAGCATTCACAGCCTTTCGGCGGCGAAGTGTTGCCCGATATTGTTCCATCGCGGCGTCTGACAAATCGAACGACAACTTTTCCGGCTCGTCCTTGCGCCGGGTTTGGAAAAGCTCGCGGCGGCGCGTGATTGTCAGTACAATGGGGGGCGGAACAGCCGTGACGGTATAGGTCTCACTGTCATCGGTCTTCTTCGGGCCGATTTCATCCGTGGTGACGCGGAAGTTCTGCTGCAGCTCGTCCTTGAGTATCTCCATGTTCTCGGCGGAGAGGTAGATGTGCCCGGTCTCCTGGATATCGCCGATGGCGCGTAGGCACCGCATGGTCGATTGCAGCACGAAAATGCGCGACTTGGGTTTGCGATAAAGCGCAACCCCGAACAGCGAGCGGCAGTTCCAGCCTTCGCGGCCCTTGCCAACCAGAAGAATGAACTGCTTGTCGGAATCTTCGGTATCAAGCCGGTTGAACTCGCGAATGTCTTCGGCAGTGGTCAGCTTCTCGTCACCGACATTCACCAAGATGCGGCTTGTCGATACGCCGAGATCGGCCAAAATCTTTTCCAGCGCCGGGCGCAGTTCAGTGTCCAATTCCTCAATAGTGGATGCGAAAATCGCCAGTTTGGGCAACATGCCTTCACGACGCTTCTCGCCTTCGCGCTCCCAGAAGTCCTGGACAGCCAGTTTGAGGAAATCGCCGGACTTCACGTTGCCGGAATAATCGACAAAATCGGGCTGTTTCAGATAGG
The genomic region above belongs to Qipengyuania spongiae and contains:
- the mobF gene encoding MobF family relaxase — translated: MLSVANVRTAGGAANYFAADNYYTRADAERSGQWLGKGAETLGLRGVIEASQFEAVLKGMLPDGSRVGTDNRAHRAGTDLTFSMPKSWSILALVGGDRRILDAYGAAVRETLAWAEKNLAETRMEVRGKERVVATRNLVIGLFQHDTNRNQEPNAHFHAVVANVTQGPDGKWRALRNDKLWMVGNADKEKLVRLANLLQLDRFASIGDRKQLGAVDAGKPFDVMLQAGVETAIMNTNLRARDKALRDAQYAAQGGNIDEALRHLGPHVVASGNTAAVDAAAAWLSLSPAEREVTAIYASGRNLRGQVNDAVQTGLKANGELGPGSLRLTVLSRVNLTREEMRYSRSYAAGMVLEVDRRQRGQGLQKGRYDVIETDHARERVMLQNERGKRFEFRPGQMRPQGEQDPLRLFEVRPLEIHDGDRIRWTATDHKRGLLNADQARIVAVDAKGVMVKTSLGAEHRLGLADPMLERLNLAYALNAHMAQGLTSDRGIAVMDSRERNLANQQTFLVTITRLRDGLTLFVDNAGKLEAAVERNPGMKRSALETVNQLRDAAATGRAKGKAPDRSQEPAREPPELDRSITKPFEIGI
- a CDS encoding DUF6961 family protein, giving the protein MLSDWELWACANQVLKTHGENAPLHVAEQIGALALAKDEAGIATWKAIAQRVAELMGKDGPTRLQ
- a CDS encoding DUF5818 domain-containing protein codes for the protein MPLGPELCLTGRLAEGPFGLELHSGGGVWELDTGRGARRLLGCEVEVCGRRAGFNELICDQIWLAGQPRPPRSKFNIELLLACSVVGYGLIAFFLGLVGRLG
- a CDS encoding thermonuclease family protein, whose translation is MLALLAASIVAAGQSFTCTPTHVWDGDGPIWCAEGPHVRIAGIAAREMDGTCRTNQPCPDASAIEARDALVDLLGGPRGTISTGHVVVRGPRLTCRSEGSAGGNRTAAWCRLPNGADLSCSMIQTRTVLRWDRYWKGPACR
- a CDS encoding S24 family peptidase, which codes for MEDARKALDVLIQQRGCNYSSISRLLGRNAAYIQQYIRRGSPRQLDEQDRSVLARFFGVDEKILGAPERRSGPVVELVHVPVLDVEASAGHGALAEMESKCAQFGFDEKWLRRLTASKATSLSIIAVHGDSMEPTLHDGDEVMVDLNDGQSRLRDGIYVLRMDDMLSVKRVAIEPQGKRVSVLSDNPAYPSWRGLEKRTINIVGRVLWFGRALR
- a CDS encoding TnsA endonuclease N-terminal domain-containing protein, producing the protein MAKGKKTVRQDFAFFQALLKFYTDNRGTIRKRYKQLTKQLLDFNDPELRTDAFLRKPQFEALEIYVFLKEFGDNAHVHELFQQWARNEGLFSEFQTTGADRQGQGTLLPFMELEGEDQYQAIFARLSERARSYPNYIFALTMGLGKTILMATCIFYEFLLANKFSKDTRFCKNALVFAPDKTVLQSLKEIQTFDLDLVVPPEYANFLRSNLKFHFLDDTASTIGAQDGSSFNVIISNTQKIILKRRSAEPTVTDKLFSEKTGTLSEVYGELYEMLGEAAPETDADLAVNARFQRIARLPQLGIYVDEAHHSMGAALEKDLGQAKQDSALRTTIDELARALEHKKTSVVGCYNFTGTPYVNDTIMPEVVYAYGLKAAIDKAYLKQPDFVDYSGNVKSGDFLKLAVQDFWEREGEKRREGMLPKLAIFASTIEELDTELRPALEKILADLGVSTSRILVNVGDEKLTTAEDIREFNRLDTEDSDKQFILLVGKGREGWNCRSLFGVALYRKPKSRIFVLQSTMRCLRAIGDIQETGHIYLSAENMEILKDELQQNFRVTTDEIGPKKTDDSETYTVTAVPPPIVLTITRRRELFQTRRKDEPEKLSFDLSDAAMEQYRATLRRRKAVNAAAEEQVDVTDRLENRTFSEYTLIAEVARYFAGDGVSPFDIGDMLAETEVGLGRLVHAVNMSNDILHDLIVPTVFQALFEIKTFEDPVEEQIELVKGYNPETNRVPSFTFRAKPHLVASRDFPRYADTRHRTFHLDHYCFDSQPEVDFFEKVLKLNDGDKIYFTGMLVHGQSGFRVNYIHPESHTVCNYYPDFLILREDGTTHLVEVKSAWKAEDPVVVAKQEAAERLAEGSQFHYAMLTKEDFEGFLSAETGWQKFVSQRTASNTLALGQY